In Thermodesulfobacteriota bacterium, a genomic segment contains:
- a CDS encoding AAA family ATPase, producing MGTKRQRRPAGGGRPGLSRLAVCGYKSICQEQAIVLRPLTVLAGANSSGKSSMMQPLLLLKQTLEAPFDPGALLLDGPNVRLTSAEQLACRVPGSCPSMLSMELGLADGDTLGLGFKRIPGMGMEIDHLTHVTATGDKTALRPGMSHQEIEAILPEHLRRLREDMSGGGKWDLHWVVSRDRCFLFFGLAGSGKVPRSDWLARAFSPAVLVGPLIEQMIHVPGLRGNPERTYKTTAVGQTFPGTFEAYIASIISHWQSTGDPKLQELSSVLEDLGLTWKVEAKPLDDTRVELRVGRMPHAKRGGAYDLVSIADVGFGVSQTLPVLVALLAARPGQIVYLEQPEIHLHPRAQRRLADVLAKVATRGVVTVVETHSALLVRGIQTQVARGELSPSLVGLHWFQREAATGATQVTAADLDPQGAFGDWPEDFDDVALQAEQDYLDAVEKRGVAV from the coding sequence ATGGGAACGAAGAGACAGAGACGGCCAGCCGGAGGGGGGAGGCCTGGGCTCTCGCGACTTGCGGTCTGCGGCTACAAGTCGATATGCCAGGAGCAGGCCATCGTCCTGCGGCCACTTACCGTGCTGGCCGGTGCCAACAGCTCCGGCAAATCCAGCATGATGCAGCCGCTCCTCCTCCTGAAGCAGACTCTGGAGGCGCCATTCGACCCGGGGGCGCTCCTGCTCGATGGCCCCAACGTTCGGCTGACTTCGGCCGAGCAGTTGGCATGCCGGGTGCCCGGCTCCTGCCCATCCATGTTGTCGATGGAGCTCGGTCTGGCCGACGGCGACACCCTGGGCCTGGGCTTCAAGCGTATCCCCGGGATGGGCATGGAGATCGACCATCTGACCCATGTCACCGCGACAGGCGACAAGACGGCCCTGCGTCCGGGAATGAGCCATCAGGAGATCGAGGCCATCCTCCCCGAGCACCTGCGGCGGCTGCGGGAAGACATGTCGGGCGGGGGTAAATGGGATCTGCACTGGGTGGTGTCCCGGGACCGCTGTTTCCTGTTCTTTGGGCTGGCCGGTTCGGGAAAGGTGCCCCGGTCTGACTGGCTGGCCAGGGCCTTCTCCCCTGCGGTGCTGGTGGGCCCCCTCATCGAGCAGATGATCCACGTTCCCGGGTTGCGCGGCAACCCGGAGAGGACGTACAAGACGACGGCAGTGGGGCAGACCTTTCCCGGTACCTTCGAGGCCTACATTGCCAGCATCATCAGCCACTGGCAGTCCACCGGCGATCCGAAGCTCCAGGAGCTGAGCTCGGTTCTGGAGGATCTTGGTCTGACCTGGAAGGTGGAAGCGAAGCCGCTGGATGACACCCGGGTCGAGCTGCGGGTGGGCCGGATGCCCCACGCCAAGCGTGGCGGCGCTTATGATCTGGTCAGCATCGCCGACGTGGGATTTGGCGTGTCCCAGACACTACCGGTCCTGGTGGCGCTCCTGGCCGCCCGCCCCGGACAGATTGTCTATCTTGAGCAGCCCGAGATCCATTTGCACCCCAGAGCACAGCGACGGCTGGCGGATGTCCTGGCCAAGGTGGCGACCCGCGGCGTTGTCACGGTGGTGGAGACCCACAGCGCTCTTCTGGTGCGGGGCATCCAGACCCAGGTGGCGCGGGGCGAGCTGTCGCCATCCCTGGTCGGGCTCCACTGGTTCCAACGGGAGGCTGCCACAGGTGCCACGCAGGTCACCGCTGCCGATCTGGATCCGCAAGGCGCCTTCGGCGACTGGCCGGAGGACTTTGATGATGTTGCCCTGCAGGCGGAGCAGGACTATCTGGACGCCGTGGAGAAGCGGGGTGTGGCGGTATGA
- a CDS encoding PAS domain-containing protein — protein sequence MTSQERTRTVDYVQLVEQAPIMIRRSNTRAACDFVNHRWLAFTGRSLEQELGDGWTAGIHAEDAEACLAICQAASAHQEPFEMEYRLRRYDGVYCWVLDRGVPFSNGAGRFAGHITSSMEVSLQLETRDHEIRRLQHLLPICPSCQKIRDDRVYWHEVERYLRERLGEHSAAGLCPDCQKKGSPATSG from the coding sequence ATGACCAGTCAAGAGCGTACACGAACGGTGGATTATGTCCAGCTTGTGGAACAAGCGCCGATCATGATTCGGCGCAGCAACACCCGGGCGGCCTGCGACTTCGTGAACCACCGCTGGCTGGCCTTCACCGGCCGCAGCCTGGAGCAGGAGCTGGGGGACGGCTGGACGGCCGGCATCCATGCCGAGGATGCCGAGGCCTGCCTTGCCATCTGCCAGGCAGCCAGTGCGCACCAGGAGCCTTTCGAAATGGAGTACCGCCTGCGGCGCTACGACGGGGTCTACTGTTGGGTGCTGGACCGGGGGGTGCCGTTTTCGAACGGCGCCGGCCGCTTCGCCGGTCACATCACCTCGTCCATGGAGGTGAGCCTCCAGCTTGAGACCCGGGACCACGAGATCCGCCGCCTGCAGCACCTCCTGCCCATCTGCCCGTCCTGCCAGAAGATCCGGGACGATCGCGTCTATTGGCACGAGGTGGAGCGGTATCTGCGGGAGCGGCTGGGGGAGCATTCCGCTGCTGGCCTGTGTCCGGATTGCCAAAAGAAGGGCAGTCCGGCGACCTCCGGATGA
- a CDS encoding TlpA disulfide reductase family protein gives MPPLRALPLLILMGLLLVAAPACERSAPPPKTAVGIGQPAPDFLLRDLEGNSWSLTDLRGNLVFLNFWATWCPPCREEMPSMEALRQELAGRSFRMVTVLGNDEPANAQRFLARIGAAMPVLLDPDGSTTLAYGITGVPETFIIDSQGILRERFIGGRDWNSSSAKAMLARYLP, from the coding sequence ATGCCTCCTCTTCGCGCTCTCCCGCTCCTCATCCTGATGGGCCTTCTCCTGGTAGCCGCCCCTGCCTGCGAACGGAGCGCCCCGCCACCGAAGACCGCTGTTGGCATCGGCCAGCCGGCACCCGACTTCCTGCTCCGGGACCTGGAGGGCAACAGCTGGTCCTTGACCGATCTGCGGGGCAACCTGGTATTTCTCAATTTCTGGGCCACCTGGTGCCCCCCCTGCCGGGAAGAGATGCCCTCCATGGAAGCCCTGCGGCAAGAGCTGGCGGGCCGCTCCTTCCGCATGGTCACCGTGCTGGGCAACGACGAGCCGGCCAATGCCCAGCGTTTCCTGGCCCGCATCGGCGCTGCCATGCCGGTCCTGCTGGATCCGGACGGCAGCACCACCCTGGCCTACGGCATCACCGGGGTTCCGGAAACCTTCATCATCGACAGCCAGGGTATCCTGCGGGAGCGGTTCATCGGCGGCCGCGACTGGAACAGTTCCAGCGCCAAAGCGATGCTGGCCCGCTACCTGCCCTGA